ATGCACATGCAGGAAGTGGTAATAGGTTACGGTCAAACCGAATGCAGCCCCATCAACAACCTCACCGAAATCGACTCGTCGCTGGAGCTCAGGGTCACCACGGTTGGCCGGGCACTCGCCCATACCGAGGTGAAAATCGTCGATGTCTTTGGCAAAACCCAGCCCATTGGTGAACCGGGCGATGTGTGCAGCCGGGGTTATTGTGTGATGCTGGGATACTGGAATGACGACGCCAAAACCCGCGACACCATAGACAGCGAAGGCTGGCTGCACTCAGGTGACTTGGGCGTGATGGACGAGCACGGCTATGTGCGCATTGTCGGCCGGATAAAAGACATGATCATCCGCGGCGGCGAGAACATCTATCCCCGGGAAATCGAAGAGAAGCTCTTTACCCACCCACAGGTGCAGGATGCTGCGGTATTCGGGGTGCAAAGCGATAAGTATGGCGAGGAGGTCTGCGCCTGGATCAAGCTGCGCCCGGGCGCCAATCTGGACGAGCAGGAAATTCGCCACTTCCTCACCGAAAAAGTGGCTTACTTCAAGGTGCCACGGTACATCAAGTTTGTTGACAGTTACCCGATGACAGTCACAGGTAAACTGCAAAAATTCCGGATGCGGGAACTCATGTACGAAGAGCTTTATCAGGACATCAATCGCTGATCTGATTATGTCCATCGCAATAAAAAAAGGCCTGAACCAAGTTCAGGCCTTTTTGCTGTCATTAAAACTCAGCGTTTGGCTTTACCCACAAGCTCAGCTTCCAGCTTTTGCGCCACCGCATCGGGCGAGCCCGAATGCCGTGCAAAGAGCGCATAGGCGGTCGGAATAACCATCAGGGTAAAGATGGTGGCCAGTATGATGCCGGACAGCACCACCACACCAATCACAAAGCGGGTTTCAGCACCGGCGCCCTGTGCCATCACCAAGGGCACAGCACCGGCAGCAGTGGTTATACCCGTCATCAGAATGGGTCTTAAGCGCTGGGTAGATGCGGTAAGCAGTGCCTCGATAAAATCAACGCCCCGGTCACGCAACTGGTTGGCAAACTCCACGATAAGAATACCATTCTTCGCCGCCAGTCCCACCAACATGATAATGCCTATCTGGCTGTAAATATTTATGGTTTGTCCTGTGAGCCACAAACCAATCAAGGCGCCCAGCGTCGCGAGCGGCACTGTGAGCATAATCACCGCAGGGTGAATATAACTCTCAAACTGAGCGGCCAACACCAGGAATACGACCCCGAGGGCCAGCACAAACACAAAGTACATGGAGTTACCGGACTCCTGATAGTCAAGGGACTGGCCCTTATAGCTCACCACCGCCTCAGCAGGCAAATAGGTGCGTACTATGTCGTTCAGATAATCCAGCGCCTCACCCAGACTGTAACCATCCGCCAGGTTGGCTTCGATGGTGATGGCACGCATCCGGTTGTAGCGGTTCAGACTGGAAGCGTCGGCAAACTCCTCCACATGCACCAGGTTCGAGAGCGGGATCAGCTCACGGGTACGGTCAGAGCGAACATAGATGTTCGACAGATCCTGCGCCGTATTCTGCTTTGCCCTGTCACCTTCAATGATGACATCATATTCTTCACCATCGCGCATAAAGGTGGTCACCAGACGGGAGCCCAGCATGGATTCCAGCGTACGGCCGATATGGGAGATGGATACGCCCAGATCGGCGGCTCTGTCCCGGTCAATAACCACGCGGAACTGAGGTTTGGTTTCCTTGTAGTCGTGGTCCAGCGCCAGCAGTTTGGGGTTTTCCGCGGCCTTGGCCAACAGAATGTCCCGCCACTGGGCAAGCTCCTCATAGCTTGGGCCACCAATCACAAACTGCACGGGTTTACCGACACCGCGGCCAAAACCCTGACGCATAATGGGGAATGCCTGCACACCCGCCAAATCAGACAGTTTGCCGCGAATATCATTCATGATGTCGAAAGCATTACGGCGAGCCGACCAATCCTCGAGCACGATAATGGCCATACCGTTGGAGAAATCAGCCGAGCGGCCAAAACCTCGGGGTGCACGAATAAGCAAACGCTTGATTTCGCCGCTCTCGACCATGGGCATCAGGCGCTCTTCCACTTCATTCATGTACTTTTCAATGTACTCATAGCTTGCACCCTGGGGGCCATTCACCATGAGGAACATGGAGCCCCTGTCTTCGCGGGGGGCGAATTCCTGGGGCACCTTTTGCATCATCCACACGCTGAGCCCGAGGGCGGCGATAACAGTGAGACTCACCGCCAACGGATGGCGAATGGTGCGCTCAAGGGAGCTGCGATAAGTGTGCTCGAGCCAATCCATACCCTTATCGACTTTCTTCACCAACCAGGAGCTTTCACTGCTGGGGCGCAGCAGCTTGGAGCACATCATGGGGCTTAAGCTTAAGGCCACCAGGCTTGAGAACATCACCGCAGCGCTCATGGTGACGGCAAATTCTTTAAAGAGTTTGCCCAGGTCACCCTCAAGGAAGGTGATAGGCATAAACACCGCCACCAACACCAGGGTGGTTGCCACCACCGCAAACGCCACTTCACGGGCACCGAGGAATGAGGCCACCAGCGGGCTTTCCCCTTCTTCGATACGGCGGTGAATGTTTTCCAGCATCACAATGGCATCGTCCACCACCATACCGATGGCAAGGATCATCGCCAGCAACGTCAGCAGGTTAATGGTGTAGCCAAGGGCGTAGAGCACGATAAAGGTACCCAGCAGTGACACAGGCACTGTGACCGCAGGGATAAGCATGGCGTGAACACTGCCAAGAAACAGGTAAATCACCAAAATAACCAGCACCATGGCAATGATAAGCGTGGTGTAAACCTCTTTAATGGAGGCTTCAATAAACACCGAGCTGTCGTAGCTGCGCTTGATTTCCATGCCAGGTGGCAGAGTCGGGTTAATTTGGTCAACCAGCTTGTTTACCGCCCGCGCCACCTCAAGGGTGTTGGCGGTAGATTGCTTGGTCACCCCCAGGCCAATCATGGACTCGCGGTTACCGCGGAACATGATGCGCTCTTCTTCTGAGCCCAATTCAATCTTGGCCACATCACCCAGTTTCACCAGATAACCATCGTCACCCTGGGCCAATACCAGGTTGGCAAAGTCTTCCGAGGTACGGAAGGTGCGTTCGAGGCGCACCGTGAAGTGACGTTCTTTGGACTCCACTGAGCCTGCCGGCAGCTCCACGTTTTCTGAGCGCAGTTTGGACTCGATGTCGGCAACCGTCAGATTTCGGGCCGCCAGCGCCTGACGGTCAACCCAAATGCGCAGCGCATAGACCTTGCCGCCACCGAGACGCAGCATGGCCACACCGTCAACCGCCGAGAAGCGGTCGGCAAGATAGCGGTTGGCGTAATCGGTGAGCTCCAGCGTGTTCATGCTGTCCGACACCAGGTTGAGCCACATGATCACTTCATCGCCGCCGTTGGCTTTACGGATCTCCGGTGGGTCAGCCTCTTCGGGCAGGTTGTTGAGCATACTCGATACCCGGTCACGGATATCGTTGGCAGCCGCTTCGATGTCTCGGTTGATGTTGAATTCCAGAGTCACCGATGAACGACCGTCACTGGAAGAGGAGCTGATGTGGCGAATACCCTCTACCCCGCTG
This sequence is a window from Shewanella zhangzhouensis. Protein-coding genes within it:
- a CDS encoding efflux RND transporter permease subunit, coding for MILTDLSVKRPVFASVISLLLIAFGLVAFDKLPLREYPHIDPPVVSIETNYRGASASVVESRITQLVEDRVSGVEGIRHISSSSSDGRSSVTLEFNINRDIEAAANDIRDRVSSMLNNLPEEADPPEIRKANGGDEVIMWLNLVSDSMNTLELTDYANRYLADRFSAVDGVAMLRLGGGKVYALRIWVDRQALAARNLTVADIESKLRSENVELPAGSVESKERHFTVRLERTFRTSEDFANLVLAQGDDGYLVKLGDVAKIELGSEEERIMFRGNRESMIGLGVTKQSTANTLEVARAVNKLVDQINPTLPPGMEIKRSYDSSVFIEASIKEVYTTLIIAMVLVILVIYLFLGSVHAMLIPAVTVPVSLLGTFIVLYALGYTINLLTLLAMILAIGMVVDDAIVMLENIHRRIEEGESPLVASFLGAREVAFAVVATTLVLVAVFMPITFLEGDLGKLFKEFAVTMSAAVMFSSLVALSLSPMMCSKLLRPSSESSWLVKKVDKGMDWLEHTYRSSLERTIRHPLAVSLTVIAALGLSVWMMQKVPQEFAPREDRGSMFLMVNGPQGASYEYIEKYMNEVEERLMPMVESGEIKRLLIRAPRGFGRSADFSNGMAIIVLEDWSARRNAFDIMNDIRGKLSDLAGVQAFPIMRQGFGRGVGKPVQFVIGGPSYEELAQWRDILLAKAAENPKLLALDHDYKETKPQFRVVIDRDRAADLGVSISHIGRTLESMLGSRLVTTFMRDGEEYDVIIEGDRAKQNTAQDLSNIYVRSDRTRELIPLSNLVHVEEFADASSLNRYNRMRAITIEANLADGYSLGEALDYLNDIVRTYLPAEAVVSYKGQSLDYQESGNSMYFVFVLALGVVFLVLAAQFESYIHPAVIMLTVPLATLGALIGLWLTGQTINIYSQIGIIMLVGLAAKNGILIVEFANQLRDRGVDFIEALLTASTQRLRPILMTGITTAAGAVPLVMAQGAGAETRFVIGVVVLSGIILATIFTLMVIPTAYALFARHSGSPDAVAQKLEAELVGKAKR